Proteins from one Escherichia coli genomic window:
- the prlF gene encoding type II toxin-antitoxin system antitoxin PrlF, which produces MPANARSNAVLTTESKVTIRGQTTIPAPVREALKLKPGLDSIHYEILPGGQVFMCRLGDEQEDHTMNAFLRFLDADIQNNPQKTRPFDIQQGKKLVAGMDVNIDDEIGDDE; this is translated from the coding sequence ATGCCCGCTAATGCTCGCTCTAACGCTGTACTGACCACTGAATCAAAGGTCACGATACGCGGACAAACAACTATCCCCGCGCCAGTGCGTGAGGCCTTAAAACTGAAGCCAGGCCTGGACAGCATTCATTACGAAATTCTGCCTGGTGGGCAAGTATTTATGTGCCGACTGGGAGATGAACAGGAGGATCATACTATGAATGCATTTTTGCGTTTTCTGGATGCAGATATCCAGAACAACCCGCAAAAAACTCGTCCATTCGACATTCAACAAGGAAAGAAACTTGTCGCTGGCATGGACGTCAACATTGACGATGAGATTGGCGACGACGAATAA
- the garD gene encoding galactarate dehydratase has product MANIEIRQETPTAFYIKVHDTDNVAIIVNDNGLKAGTRFPDGLELIEHIPQGHKVALLDIPANGEIIRYGEVIGYAVRAIPRGSWIDESMVVLPEAPPLHTLPLATKVPAPLPPLEGYTFEGYRNADGSVGTKNLLGITTSVHCVAGVVDYVVKIIERDLLPKYPNVDGVVGLNHLYGCGVAINAPAAVVPIRTIHNISLNPNFGGEVMVIGLGCEKLQPERLLTGTDDVQAIPVESASIVSLQDEKHVGFQSMVEDILQVAERHLQKLNQRQRETCPASELVVGMQCGGSDAFSGVTANPAVGYASDLLVRCGATVMFSEVTEVRDAIHLLTPRAVNEEVGKRLLEEMEWYDNYLNMGKTDRSANPSPGNKKGGLANVVEKALGSIAKSGKSAIVEVLSPGQRPTKRGLIYAATPASDFVCGTQQVASGITVQVFTTGRGTPYGLMAVPVIKMATRTELANRWFDLMDINAGTIATGEETIEEVGWKLFHFILDVASGKKKTFSDQWGLHNQLAVFNPAPVT; this is encoded by the coding sequence ATGGCCAACATCGAAATCAGACAAGAAACGCCAACTGCGTTTTATATAAAAGTTCACGACACAGATAATGTGGCAATTATTGTTAATGATAATGGCCTGAAAGCAGGAACGCGTTTTCCGGATGGGCTGGAATTAATTGAACATATTCCCCAGGGGCATAAAGTCGCATTGCTGGACATTCCGGCTAATGGTGAAATTATTCGTTATGGTGAAGTGATTGGTTACGCCGTGCGCGCAATCCCACGCGGAAGCTGGATCGACGAATCAATGGTTGTACTACCGGAAGCGCCACCGTTACACACGCTGCCACTGGCAACTAAAGTCCCGGCCCCCTTACCGCCACTGGAAGGATACACCTTTGAGGGCTATCGCAATGCTGATGGCAGCGTGGGCACCAAAAACCTGCTCGGCATCACCACCAGCGTCCACTGTGTGGCAGGCGTGGTGGACTACGTAGTAAAAATCATTGAACGCGATCTGCTACCGAAATACCCGAACGTCGATGGCGTGGTGGGGCTGAATCATTTGTACGGTTGTGGCGTGGCGATTAACGCACCGGCGGCAGTTGTGCCTATTCGTACCATTCACAATATTTCGCTGAACCCTAACTTTGGCGGCGAAGTAATGGTGATTGGTCTGGGTTGTGAAAAGTTGCAGCCTGAACGCCTGCTGACTGGAACGGATGATGTGCAAGCTATTCCAGTAGAAAGCGCCAGCATTGTCAGTTTGCAGGATGAAAAGCATGTCGGTTTTCAGTCCATGGTCGAGGATATTTTGCAGGTCGCCGAACGCCATCTACAAAAACTGAATCAACGTCAGCGAGAAACCTGTCCGGCTTCAGAACTGGTTGTCGGCATGCAGTGCGGTGGCAGCGATGCGTTTTCTGGCGTAACGGCAAATCCAGCCGTGGGTTATGCATCTGATCTACTGGTGCGCTGCGGTGCAACGGTGATGTTCTCGGAAGTAACGGAAGTGCGTGACGCGATCCATCTGCTGACGCCGCGCGCAGTGAACGAAGAGGTCGGCAAGCGTCTGCTGGAAGAGATGGAGTGGTACGATAACTATCTCAATATGGGAAAAACCGACCGCAGCGCCAACCCTTCGCCGGGCAACAAGAAAGGCGGTCTGGCAAATGTGGTGGAGAAAGCGCTCGGCTCCATTGCTAAATCGGGTAAAAGCGCAATTGTTGAAGTGCTATCGCCCGGTCAACGCCCGACTAAACGCGGATTAATTTACGCCGCGACGCCAGCCAGCGATTTTGTCTGTGGCACGCAACAGGTGGCATCAGGGATTACCGTGCAAGTGTTTACGACCGGTCGCGGCACGCCATATGGCCTGATGGCAGTACCCGTCATTAAAATGGCGACCCGCACCGAACTGGCGAACCGCTGGTTTGATTTAATGGATATTAATGCGGGCACCATCGCTACCGGCGAAGAAACTATTGAAGAGGTGGGCTGGAAATTGTTCCATTTTATTCTCGACGTCGCCAGCGGGAAGAAGAAAACCTTCTCAGATCAATGGGGACTGCATAACCAGCTGGCGGTGTTTAACCCGGCACCGGTGACCTGA
- the garP gene encoding galactarate/glucarate/glycerate transporter GarP, producing the protein MILDTVDVKKKGVHTRYLILLIIFIVTAVNYADRATLSIAGTEVAKELQLSAVSMGYIFSAFGWAYLLMQIPGGWLLDKFGSKKVYTYSLFFWSLFTFLQGFVDMFPLAWAGISMFFMRFMLGFSEAPSFPANARIVAAWFPTKERGTASAIFNSAQYFSLALFSPLLGWLTFAWGWEHVFTVMGVIGFVLTALWIKLIHNPTDHPRMSAEELKFISENGAVVDMDHKKPGSAAASGPKLHYIKQLLSNRMMLGVFFGQYFINTITWFFLTWFPIYLVQEKGMSILKVGLVASIPALCGFAGGVLGGVFSDYLIKRGLSLTLARKLPIVLGMLLASTIILCNYTNNTTLVVTLMALAFFGKGFGALGWPVISDTAPKEIVGLCGGVFNVFGNVASIVTPLVIGYLVSELHSFNAALVFVGCSALMAMVCYLFVVGDIKRMELQK; encoded by the coding sequence ATGATTCTGGACACCGTTGACGTAAAAAAGAAAGGCGTGCATACCCGCTATTTAATATTACTGATTATTTTTATTGTTACCGCCGTTAACTACGCCGATCGTGCAACGCTGTCTATTGCTGGTACCGAAGTGGCAAAAGAGTTGCAGTTAAGTGCGGTTTCGATGGGTTACATCTTTTCTGCTTTTGGCTGGGCCTACTTGCTGATGCAAATTCCCGGCGGCTGGCTGCTTGATAAGTTTGGCTCGAAAAAAGTTTACACCTACAGCCTCTTTTTCTGGTCGCTATTCACCTTCCTGCAAGGCTTTGTTGATATGTTCCCGCTGGCCTGGGCAGGGATCTCCATGTTCTTTATGCGCTTTATGCTCGGCTTCTCGGAAGCGCCATCATTCCCGGCGAACGCCCGTATTGTCGCCGCCTGGTTCCCGACGAAAGAACGTGGTACTGCCTCCGCCATCTTTAACTCGGCGCAATATTTCTCGCTGGCGCTCTTTTCGCCTCTGCTTGGCTGGCTGACTTTCGCCTGGGGATGGGAGCACGTCTTTACCGTTATGGGGGTGATTGGTTTTGTGCTGACGGCGCTGTGGATCAAGTTGATTCATAACCCGACAGATCACCCACGTATGTCTGCGGAAGAGCTGAAGTTTATATCTGAAAATGGCGCGGTGGTCGATATGGACCACAAAAAGCCGGGCAGCGCGGCAGCAAGCGGTCCCAAACTGCATTACATCAAGCAATTGCTCTCTAACCGCATGATGTTGGGCGTATTTTTCGGACAATATTTTATCAACACCATCACCTGGTTCTTCCTCACCTGGTTCCCGATTTATCTGGTGCAGGAAAAAGGCATGTCGATTCTGAAAGTGGGTCTGGTCGCCTCGATTCCGGCACTGTGTGGTTTTGCGGGCGGCGTGCTGGGAGGTGTCTTCTCGGATTATCTGATCAAACGCGGTTTGTCCCTGACCCTGGCACGTAAGCTACCGATTGTGCTGGGAATGTTGCTGGCTTCCACCATCATCTTATGTAACTACACCAACAACACCACGCTGGTGGTCACGCTGATGGCGCTGGCTTTTTTTGGCAAAGGATTTGGTGCTCTGGGCTGGCCGGTGATTTCTGACACCGCGCCGAAAGAGATTGTTGGCCTCTGCGGCGGCGTCTTTAACGTCTTTGGAAATGTTGCCTCCATTGTCACTCCACTGGTGATTGGCTACCTGGTAAGTGAACTGCACTCCTTCAATGCAGCACTGGTTTTCGTGGGATGTTCAGCGCTGATGGCGATGGTCTGCTACCTCTTCGTAGTTGGCGACATTAAACGTATGGAATTGCAGAAATAA
- the garL gene encoding 2-dehydro-3-deoxyglucarate aldolase, whose amino-acid sequence MNNDVFPNKFKAALAAKQVQIGCWSALSNPISTEVLGLAGFDWLVLDGEHAPNDISTFIPQLMALKGSASAPVVRVPTNEPVIIKRLLDIGFYNFLIPFVETKEEAEQAVASTRYPPEGIRGVSVSHRANMFGTVADYFAQSNKNITILVQIESQQGVDNVDAIAATEGVDGIFVGPSDLAAALGHLGNASHPDVQKAIQHIFNRASAHGKPSGILAPVEADARRYLEWGATFVAVGSDLGVFRSATQKLADTFKK is encoded by the coding sequence ATGAATAACGATGTTTTCCCGAATAAATTCAAAGCCGCACTGGCTGCGAAACAGGTACAAATTGGTTGCTGGTCAGCACTCTCTAACCCGATTAGCACTGAAGTTCTTGGTTTGGCTGGGTTTGACTGGCTGGTGCTGGATGGCGAACATGCGCCAAACGATATCTCCACGTTTATTCCGCAGTTAATGGCCCTGAAAGGCAGCGCCAGCGCGCCAGTAGTGCGAGTGCCGACCAACGAGCCGGTAATTATAAAGCGTCTTCTGGATATCGGTTTCTATAACTTCCTGATTCCTTTTGTAGAAACAAAAGAGGAAGCAGAGCAGGCGGTGGCATCAACCCGTTACCCACCGGAAGGCATTCGCGGCGTCTCCGTTTCTCACCGCGCCAATATGTTTGGCACCGTGGCGGATTATTTCGCTCAGTCGAACAAGAACATCACCATTCTGGTCCAGATAGAAAGTCAGCAGGGCGTAGATAACGTCGATGCCATTGCCGCTACCGAAGGTGTAGACGGTATCTTCGTCGGCCCCAGCGATCTGGCTGCGGCATTAGGCCATCTCGGCAATGCCTCGCACCCGGATGTACAAAAAGCAATCCAGCATATTTTTAACCGTGCCAGTGCGCACGGCAAACCCAGCGGTATCCTCGCGCCGGTCGAAGCCGATGCGCGTCGTTATCTGGAATGGGGCGCGACGTTTGTGGCTGTCGGCAGCGATCTCGGCGTCTTCCGCTCTGCCACTCAGAAACTGGCTGATACCTTTAAAAAATAA
- the garR gene encoding 2-hydroxy-3-oxopropionate reductase, translating to MTMKVGFIGLGIMGKPMSKNLLKAGYSLVVADRNPEAIADVIAAGAETASTAKSIAEQCDVIITMLPNSPHVKEVALGENGIIEGAKPGTVLIDMSSIAPLASREISEALKAKGIDMLDAPVSGGEPKAIDGTLSVMVGGDKAIFDKYYDLMKAMAGSVVHTGEIGAGNVTKLANQVIVALNIAAMSEALTLATKAGVNPDLVYQAIRGGLAGSTVLDAKAPMVMDRNFKPGFRIDLHIKDLANALDTSHGVGAQLPLTAAVMEMMQALRADGLGTADHSALACYYEKLAKVEVTR from the coding sequence ATGACTATGAAAGTTGGTTTTATTGGCCTGGGGATTATGGGTAAACCAATGAGTAAAAACCTTCTGAAAGCAGGTTACTCGCTGGTGGTTGCTGACCGTAACCCAGAAGCTATTGCTGACGTGATTGCTGCAGGTGCAGAAACAGCTTCTACGGCTAAATCGATCGCTGAACAGTGCGACGTCATCATAACCATGCTGCCAAACTCCCCTCATGTGAAAGAGGTGGCGCTGGGTGAGAATGGCATTATTGAAGGCGCGAAGCCAGGTACAGTATTGATCGATATGAGTTCTATTGCACCGCTGGCAAGCCGTGAAATAAGCGAAGCGCTGAAAGCGAAAGGCATTGATATGCTGGACGCCCCGGTGAGCGGCGGTGAACCGAAAGCCATCGACGGTACGCTGTCAGTGATGGTGGGCGGCGACAAGGCTATTTTCGACAAATACTATGATTTGATGAAAGCGATGGCGGGTTCCGTGGTGCATACCGGGGAAATCGGTGCAGGTAACGTCACCAAACTGGCAAATCAGGTCATTGTGGCGCTGAATATTGCCGCGATGTCAGAAGCGTTAACGCTGGCAACCAAAGCGGGCGTTAACCCGGATCTGGTGTATCAGGCAATTCGCGGTGGACTGGCGGGCAGTACCGTGCTGGATGCCAAAGCGCCGATGGTGATGGACCGCAACTTCAAGCCGGGCTTCCGTATTGATCTGCATATTAAGGATCTGGCAAATGCGCTGGATACTTCCCACGGCGTCGGCGCGCAACTGCCGCTCACAGCTGCGGTTATGGAGATGATGCAGGCACTGCGAGCAGATGGTTTAGGAACGGCGGATCATAGCGCCCTGGCGTGCTACTACGAAAAACTGGCGAAAGTCGAAGTTACTCGCTAA
- the garK gene encoding glycerate 2-kinase produces MKIVIAPDSYKESLSASEVAQAIEKGFREIFPDAQYVSVPVADGGEGTVEAMIAATQGAERHAWVTGPLGEKVNASWGISGDGKTAFIEMAAASGLELVPAEKRDPLVTTSRGTGELILQALESGATNIIIGIGGSATNDGGAGMVQALGAKLCDANGNEIGFGGGSLNTLNDIDISGLDPRLKDCAIRVACDVTNPLVGDNGASRIFGPQKGASEAMIVELDNNLSHYADVIKKALHVDVKDVPGAGAAGGMGAALMAFLGAELKSGIEIVTTALNLEEHIHDCTLVITGEGRIDSQSIHGKVPIGVANVAKKYHKPVIGIAGSLTNDVGVVHQHGIDAVFSVLTSIGTLDEAFRGAYDNIYRASRNIAATLAIGMRNAG; encoded by the coding sequence ATGAAAATCGTAATCGCCCCAGACTCTTATAAAGAAAGTTTATCTGCCAGCGAGGTTGCGCAGGCGATAGAAAAAGGATTTCGGGAAATTTTTCCTGATGCACAGTATGTTTCCGTTCCGGTTGCCGACGGTGGTGAAGGAACGGTGGAAGCCATGATTGCAGCCACCCAGGGGGCTGAACGTCACGCCTGGGTTACAGGGCCGCTGGGCGAGAAAGTGAATGCCAGTTGGGGGATCTCCGGCGATGGCAAAACCGCGTTTATCGAAATGGCGGCGGCCAGTGGGCTGGAACTGGTACCTGCGGAAAAACGCGATCCACTTGTGACCACTTCACGCGGTACTGGCGAGTTAATCCTGCAGGCGCTGGAGAGCGGCGCGACAAACATTATTATCGGCATTGGCGGCAGCGCCACCAACGACGGCGGCGCAGGCATGGTGCAGGCGCTGGGGGCGAAATTATGCGATGCCAACGGCAATGAAATTGGTTTTGGCGGCGGTAGCCTTAATACTCTGAATGATATTGATATTTCCGGCCTCGATCCGCGCTTAAAAGATTGTGCTATTCGCGTCGCTTGTGATGTCACCAATCCGCTGGTGGGCGATAACGGCGCATCGCGCATCTTTGGCCCACAAAAGGGAGCCAGTGAAGCGATGATTGTCGAGCTGGACAATAACCTCTCTCACTATGCCGATGTCATTAAAAAAGCGCTGCATGTTGATGTGAAAGATGTCCCCGGCGCAGGAGCTGCGGGCGGTATGGGCGCGGCGCTGATGGCGTTTCTTGGTGCGGAACTGAAAAGTGGTATTGAAATCGTCACGACGGCGCTGAATCTGGAGGAACATATTCACGATTGTACGCTGGTGATCACCGGTGAAGGGCGTATTGACAGCCAGAGTATACACGGCAAGGTTCCGATTGGCGTCGCAAACGTGGCGAAAAAGTACCATAAACCGGTGATTGGCATTGCGGGTAGCCTGACCAATGATGTTGGCGTTGTACATCAGCATGGCATTGATGCGGTCTTCAGCGTATTGACCAGTATTGGTACGTTGGACGAAGCATTCCGCGGGGCTTATGACAATATTTACCGTGCTTCACGTAATATCGCCGCGACACTGGCGATTGGAATGCGCAACGCGGGGTGA
- the tdcR gene encoding transcriptional activator TdcR produces MSKLSNFIINKSFSAINNAARHIFSRYLLEGKHLFYQCFKISNTDIDHLEQLININFHPSYRTSFCECNRFPSFLLSP; encoded by the coding sequence ATGAGCAAGTTATCAAATTTTATTATAAATAAATCATTTTCAGCGATAAATAATGCGGCACGTCACATTTTTTCTCGCTATTTGTTGGAGGGCAAACATTTATTTTATCAATGTTTTAAAATTTCGAATACAGATATTGATCATCTCGAACAATTGATTAACATCAACTTTCACCCTTCTTACAGGACGTCATTTTGTGAATGCAATCGTTTCCCCTCGTTTCTACTGTCACCATAG
- the tdcA gene encoding transcriptional regulator TdcA, translating to MSTILLPKTQHLVVFQEVIRSGSIGSAAKELGLTQPAVSKIINDIEDYFGVELVVRKNTGVTLTPAGQLLLSRSESITREMKNMVNEISGMSSEAVVEVSFGFPSLIGFTFMSGMINKFKEVFPKAQVSMYEAQLSSFLPAIRDGRLDFAIGTLSAEMKLQDLHVEPLFESEFVLVASKSRTCTGTTTLESLKNEQWVLPQTNMGYYSELLTTLQRNGISIENIVKTDSVVTIYNLVLNADFLTVIPCDMTSPFGSNQFITIPVEETLPVAQYAAVWSKNYRIKKAASVLVELAKEYSSYNGCRRRQLIEVG from the coding sequence ATGAGCACTATTCTTCTTCCGAAAACGCAGCATCTGGTAGTCTTTCAGGAAGTCATTAGAAGTGGCTCTATCGGCTCGGCTGCAAAAGAATTAGGGTTAACTCAACCCGCCGTCAGTAAAATCATTAACGATATTGAAGACTATTTTGGTGTGGAATTAGTGGTGCGGAAAAATACCGGTGTAACATTAACACCTGCCGGTCAATTGTTACTTTCCCGTTCCGAATCCATTACCCGTGAAATGAAAAATATGGTGAATGAGATAAGCGGTATGTCTTCTGAGGCGGTGGTGGAAGTCTCGTTTGGTTTTCCTTCATTGATTGGTTTTACTTTTATGTCCGGGATGATCAACAAGTTCAAAGAGGTGTTCCCGAAAGCGCAGGTTTCTATGTATGAAGCGCAACTGTCTTCGTTCCTACCGGCAATCCGCGACGGTCGCCTGGATTTTGCGATTGGTACGTTAAGCGCAGAAATGAAGCTTCAGGATTTACATGTTGAGCCGCTGTTCGAGTCCGAGTTTGTGCTGGTAGCCAGTAAGTCCCGAACATGCACCGGCACCACCACGCTGGAGTCGTTGAAGAACGAACAGTGGGTGTTGCCACAAACCAATATGGGGTACTACAGCGAGCTGCTCACCACGTTACAAAGAAATGGCATCAGTATTGAAAACATCGTTAAAACCGACTCAGTCGTGACAATTTATAATCTTGTTCTCAATGCTGATTTCTTAACTGTAATTCCTTGTGATATGACTTCACCTTTTGGTTCTAATCAATTTATTACTATTCCGGTTGAAGAAACATTACCTGTGGCACAATATGCCGCGGTATGGTCGAAAAATTATCGTATTAAAAAAGCAGCATCGGTTTTGGTGGAATTAGCCAAAGAGTATTCATCTTATAATGGGTGTAGACGAAGGCAATTAATTGAAGTTGGTTAG
- the tdcB gene encoding bifunctional threonine ammonia-lyase/L-serine ammonia-lyase TdcB, producing MHITYDLPVAIDDIIEAKQRLAGRIYKTGMPRSNYFSERCKGEIFLKFENMQRTGSFKIRGAFNKLSSLTDAEKRKGVVACSAGNHAQGVSLSCAMLDIDGKVVMPKGAPKSKVAATCDYSAEVVLHGDNFNDTIAKVSEIVETEGRIFIPPYDDPKVIAGQGTIGLEIMEDLYDVDNVIVPIGGGGLIAGIAVAIKSINPTIRVIGVQSENVHGMAASFHSGEITTHRTTGTLADGCDVARPGNLTYEIVRELVDDIVLVSEDEIRNSMIALIQRNKVVTEGAGALACAALLSGKLDQYIQNRKTVSIISGGNIDLSRVSQITGFVDA from the coding sequence ATGCATATTACATACGATCTCCCGGTTGCTATTGATGACATCATTGAAGCAAAACAACGACTGGCTGGGCGAATTTATAAAACAGGCATGCCTCGCTCCAACTATTTTAGTGAACGTTGCAAAGGTGAAATATTCCTCAAATTCGAAAACATGCAGCGTACCGGGTCATTTAAAATTCGTGGTGCATTTAATAAATTAAGTTCACTGACTGATGCGGAAAAACGTAAAGGTGTAGTGGCCTGCTCTGCGGGCAACCATGCGCAAGGGGTTTCGCTCTCCTGCGCGATGCTGGATATCGACGGTAAAGTGGTGATGCCAAAAGGCGCGCCGAAATCCAAAGTAGCGGCAACGTGCGACTACTCCGCTGAAGTTGTTCTGCACGGCGACAACTTTAACGACACTATCGCTAAAGTGAGCGAAATTGTCGAAACGGAAGGCCGTATTTTTATCCCACCTTATGATGATCCGAAAGTGATTGCTGGTCAGGGAACGATTGGCCTGGAAATTATGGAAGATCTCTATGATGTCGATAATGTGATTGTGCCAATTGGCGGTGGCGGTTTAATTGCTGGTATTGCGGTAGCGATTAAATCAATTAACCCGACTATTCGTGTTATTGGCGTACAGTCAGAAAACGTTCACGGCATGGCGGCTTCTTTCCACTCCGGAGAAATAACCACGCACCGAACTACCGGCACCCTGGCGGATGGTTGTGATGTCGCCCGCCCGGGTAATTTAACTTACGAAATCGTTCGTGAATTAGTCGATGACATCGTGCTGGTCAGCGAAGACGAAATCAGAAACAGTATGATTGCCTTAATTCAGCGCAATAAAGTCGTCACCGAAGGCGCAGGCGCTCTGGCATGTGCTGCATTATTAAGCGGTAAATTAGACCAATATATTCAAAACAGAAAAACCGTCAGTATTATTTCCGGCGGCAATATCGATCTTTCTCGCGTCTCTCAAATCACCGGTTTCGTTGACGCTTAA
- the tdcC gene encoding threonine/serine transporter TdcC — protein sequence MSTSDSIVSSQTNQSSWRKSDTTWTLGLFGTAIGAGVLFFPIRAGFGGLIPILLMLVLAYPIAFYCHRALARLCLSGSNPSGNITETVEEHFGKTGGVVITFLYFFAICPLLWIYGVTITNTFMTFWENQLGFAPLNRGFVALFLLLLMAFVIWFGKDLMVKVMSYLVWPFIASLVLISLSLIPYWNSAVIDQVDLGSLSLTGHDGILITVWLGISIMVFSFNFSPIVSSFVVSKREEYEKDFGRDFTERKCSQIISRASMLMVAVVMFFAFSCLFTLSPANMAEAKAQNIPVLSYLANHFASMTGTKTTFAITLEYAASIIALVAIFKSFFGHYLGTLEGLNGLILKFGYKGDKTKVSLGKLNTLSMIFIMGSTWVVAYANPNILDLIEAMGAPIIASLLCLLPMYAIRKAPSLAKYRGRLDNVFVTVIGLLTILNIVYKLF from the coding sequence ATGAGTACTTCAGATAGCATTGTATCCAGCCAGACAAATCAATCGTCCTGGCGTAAATCAGATACCACATGGACGTTAGGCTTGTTTGGTACGGCAATCGGCGCCGGGGTGCTGTTCTTCCCTATCCGCGCAGGTTTTGGCGGACTGATCCCGATTCTTCTGATGTTGGTATTGGCATACCCCATCGCATTTTATTGCCACCGGGCGCTGGCGCGTCTGTGTCTTTCTGGCTCTAACCCTTCCGGCAACATTACGGAAACGGTGGAAGAGCATTTTGGTAAAACTGGCGGCGTGGTTATCACGTTCCTGTACTTCTTCGCGATTTGCCCACTGCTGTGGATTTATGGCGTTACTATTACCAATACCTTTATGACGTTCTGGGAAAACCAGCTCGGCTTTGCACCGCTGAATCGCGGCTTTGTGGCGCTGTTCCTGTTGCTGCTGATGGCTTTCGTCATCTGGTTTGGTAAGGATCTGATGGTTAAAGTGATGAGCTACCTGGTATGGCCGTTTATCGCCAGCCTGGTGCTGATTTCTCTATCGCTGATCCCTTACTGGAACTCTGCAGTTATCGACCAGGTTGACCTCGGTTCGCTGTCGTTAACCGGCCATGACGGTATCCTGATCACTGTCTGGCTGGGGATTTCCATCATGGTTTTCTCCTTTAACTTCTCGCCAATCGTCTCTTCCTTCGTGGTTTCTAAACGTGAAGAGTATGAGAAAGATTTTGGTCGCGATTTCACCGAGCGTAAATGTTCACAAATCATCTCTCGCGCCAGTATGCTGATGGTTGCAGTGGTGATGTTCTTTGCCTTTAGCTGCCTGTTTACGCTGTCTCCGGCGAATATGGCTGAAGCGAAAGCGCAGAATATTCCAGTGCTTTCTTATCTGGCTAACCACTTTGCGTCCATGACCGGTACCAAAACAACGTTTGCAATTACACTGGAATATGCAGCTTCCATTATCGCACTCGTGGCTATTTTCAAATCTTTCTTCGGTCACTATCTGGGGACGCTGGAAGGTCTGAATGGTTTGATTCTGAAGTTCGGTTATAAAGGTGACAAAACCAAAGTGTCGCTGGGTAAACTGAATACTCTCAGCATGATTTTCATCATGGGATCCACCTGGGTTGTTGCCTACGCCAACCCGAACATCCTCGACCTGATTGAAGCTATGGGCGCGCCGATTATCGCATCCCTGTTGTGCCTGTTGCCGATGTATGCCATCCGTAAAGCGCCGTCTCTGGCGAAATACCGTGGTCGTCTGGATAACGTGTTTGTTACCGTGATTGGTCTGCTGACCATCCTGAACATCGTATACAAACTGTTTTAA